The genome window GAAATAGCATTTTCATTTCTGTGATATTCTCTGTTGTGATACTAGGgaacttatgttgtgtttggttggaatgaatgaaaatggatggaatggaatgagatttgaactataatttagttgaatgtataataatatcATTCCTTCCACCATTTCATTCTTATCACCCTTAACTAAAGTTCAAACGCTCCATTATGTGAAGAATGCTCAATTCCTTATCATACCTATTTTCTACCCAAatcttatcatacaaaattttcactcactcatttttttcaaagtccTCCATCCTAcactctattattttcttttatttttactcattccattccattccaatccattcaccccaaccaaacacaacattagggTATAACAACGATTGTTTTAGGTGTTCTTGATAGGCTTTTGTTATCGGTTGTTttgttatatactccctctgtcccaacagGTAGTATATGTTTACGCAATAtcaagactcttataaaatatgattttataaatgtGTTCGGTCACATATATACAAGATTCGAAAGCATGTTGCCTGGCACATTTCTTGGACTCCAATATTTGCGGTAGCAGCAGCAactgtaattttataaaattttgagactacaaaataataaatcaaaaataataatatagtttCTTTGCTAATTAAAGTTTTTCCATCTTCAGTCAAGTAATGCATAGATTGACTCATTTCATCCAAATTCAATATATGTGAGTCTGGATTGCCTCTGGTCTTCTTGCTCCCGTTGTGTGTGTCAGTGTGTGTTTATCTCTTCCCAGTCGGGTTATAATAGTATTATAAACTTATAAGAGAGATTCTTCTCAATGCATGAAAGGTCATCGAATCGTGATTTAAACATGGCTGCTAACAAACATGTGAATTCTAAATCTACATAAAATGCCCATACTGGACTCAGTTTCTAAAGTTAAATAATCAGACTAACATACTTTACATCAACTATAAGAACTATGAACAGAATTAACATCAGTAAAAGGACTAATTAATTGATTAGTTTAGATAAAATTTTGACCACCATGCTAAATCAAGAAGACCTGGATAACAAAGAATTAATCTACAACAAGGTAAGGTTTGTAATTCTGGCTTACACATATAATACAAGATCAATCTTCAGTTGTGGGATTCGCTTCGctgttttcttttattaaaaCCAAACAAATCATTTGTGCGCGAGCACAGACGCGCACATTAATTAGTCTATGCATTTATATACAGATTCTCTGGGTGGTGAGAACTGAGAAAAGAGggaatatgtttatatataaaactaaGAAATCCAGGAGTTCAATAACCAACACATTTCAATAATTGCAGATAATTAAAACCATTTTaacttgaatatattttttgaagttaaaaaccctaaaattcTGTTCATAACATTTTGCTCACCGAAGTTTAGATGAATGGAGAGAATAAGAGTACAAGTGTGTACAGCCCGAGAATGAAAATTTTTTAAGTCCTAGTTTCTGTCCaacaaagaaaaaagaaagaaaaagaaactgcTATGATCACAAGGAAAACAACAAGAAGATGAAACAACACACAGGCTAAAATCATGCACAGTGCTCCAAGTACGTGGTACTGATCATCCCTCAGATCTGCTGATGATTGATTTGATTTGTACCAACTAGTGAAATCAACATCAGTAGTACGATCCGACTTTTTCCTCCTGATTGTAAGGCATCATCTTATTACTTTCATTAATATTACCAAAGATATTAAGGTTAGAGTTACTTGTAGCGCTGATCAGCTGCTTAATCTCCTCTAAACTATTATAGTCTAGAGGAGCAGTttcatcatcaccactgaaCAATACTTGTTTTCCTCCTGCGACGACATTAATCCCATCAATAAGACTGTGTCCGCCTCTATTAGGGTACATCAGCAGCTGGCCAAAATGATCTACCTGGTCTTTGTTGCTCGAGTTGCCTCCATCAGAAGAGCTGCCATTAGCAGCCGCTTGATTATTAGCTCCAAACATAATAATGGGAGATTCGTACATGACTCCTCCCCCGTGACACAAATTTTGCATGGCTGGATCCGGAGGTCCAGTGCTTAGGGTTTCGGTATTCTGAACATGAACATTTGGTGGGAAGCTGATACTTGAGATGTTTTCATAACTATAGTTCCCTGTGAAAGGCCCAGCTGCAGCAGCTGGGGTATCAGCGGAATCATAACCTTTACTTGTAGTAGTCGGCCTGCATTTGATTGGTGGTGATGACGAGGAGGGGTTTGGGAGAGACGACGGGGATTGAAGAAATGAAACAGACGAGGGCGCATAAGAGGTATAGGAATATTGAAAATGTTGATGGTGATCAGAGGGCTTTATCTTGTGAGGAGGAAGCATGAATGATGAAGTTGATCCCATAAAGACCTTCTTCTTGAGCTTAGTGTTCCAGTAGTTTTTGATATCATTGTCAGTCCTCCCTGGTAATTGAGCGGCTATAATTGACCACCTGCAGcatttacaatatttttgttCTTTAATTTATAGGCTCACAATATGCCTGCCTTCAATTCGacttaatatattttcttatttaggtTTGAGACTGATTGCAGAATATGCAAGTCTATCAATAAACCTAATTCCTCAAAATAGGACCATGCATAAGTTAACAGAAACACAACCTTGATAAATATTCTGTTCAATCGTCTATTAGTACCTGCAGATTTATTTACTTTGCAATTTAGAACTAGCTGGactatatttttacatatatataacatatattaattaacCTACGGATCAGATGGATTAATATATAAACCAGATCACTAGAAGtggatttataaaaattaaaaagaaaaatagaatgatGCGATCGAAGGGCTGACATAGAGAAATACCTACTGCCGATGTTAGCAAAAAGGGTGCAGATAATTTTATCTTCAGCATCTGAGAATTCACCATGCCTTATGTTAGGTCTAAGATAATTCAGCCATCTTAATCTGCAGCTTTTCCCGCATCTTCTAAGACCTGATCATTTCCGAGAGATCATATATAAATACttcataaatatatgtgtaagttAACAGCAGAAAGAGAAGCAAGTACTTGAAGATTCATTATCACAGCACACAAAGAAAAATCTGTTGGTTTTATTTAATCTAaacatgatattttaaataaaattgtagCTGTTGGAGCTATATTCTAGTGATAGAGACAGTAGCTTAGTAGTAGGAAATAGATAAAGATATTAGAATTGAGATAGAAGTTGGGAACTGATAGTAGAGTTGTGTTAGGAGTTTAATTTCTCTAGCTTGTACTGCACTATATATTTTCACGTCTGCtgcttgaattaataagaaGTTTTCTTTGCTTATTTCCATTTCTTATATCAGCTGTGTGTGTAAATCGTGAGTAGATTCTATacgtggtatcagagcttgaGTTTTCAATCAGTGCACCCATGGAAGCAAACAAGTCAAAAGAGAATGGGATCGGGCTGAGCTACCCAATGCTGACCAAAACCAATTATGCTGCGTGGGCTCAGAAGATGATGGTGTTCATGCAGGCACACGGCGTGTGGGACGCCATTGAACCCAAGGACCCGAAAACAGTAGTTGATGACAAGATGGACAAGCGCGCATTGGCTGTGATTTACCAGGGAATTCCGGAGGATCTGCTCCTGGCACTCGCTGACAAGAAGACATCGAAGGAAGCTTGGAATGCTGTGAAAACAATGAGTCTGGGAGCTGATAAGGTGAAGAAGGCGAAGGCCCAGACTTTGAAAGGTGAATTTGAAAACTTGAGTATGAAAGATAGTGATCAGCTGGACGATTTTTACCTGAAGCTGCATGGTCTGGTTTCAAATATCAGAGCACTAGGGGAAAAAATGGAAGAAAGTTATGTAGTGAAGAAGCTTCTCAGGGCAGTTCCCTCGAAATTTCTCCAAATTGCGTCCGCTATTGAGCAGTTTGGAAAGTTGGAGGAGATGTCTGTAGAAGAGGTCGTTGGTTCTTTGAAGGCTCACGAGGAACGCATGCGTGGGTCAAGCGAAACAAACCAGGGGCACCTCTTGCTGACAGAGGAGGAGTGGAGGAAAAGAGACAGCAGTGAGGGACATCTGTTGTTAACTCGTGAAGAGTGGATGAAGAAAAACAGCGAAGGAACTCGTAACATTAACGAGAACCGGGGAAGAGAAGCAAATCGAGGAGGACGCGATAGAAGCAAACTGAGATGTTTTAATTGTCAAGGACTTGGACATTTTGCATACGAATGTCGCAAGCCTCGACGGGGAAGAGAGGTCCAAAAAGAAGTGAATCTCTCTCAAATTCAGGGAGACGAACCAGCATTGCTGATTGCTGAGGTTGACAaggttgaaagaaagaacatgATGTTACTGAATGAAGAGATGGTGGCTCCAAAATTAACAGACAAGGCCGAGGGACACAGAGACTCATTAATCTGGTATTTGGACAATGGTGCGAGCAATCACATGACTGGACAACGGGGAAAGTTTAAGGAGTTGGATGAGAGTGTAACTGGAAAAGTCAAGTTCGGTGATGGATCCACGGTGAATATCAAAGGCAAGGGAGTGGTGGCATTTAAGTGCAAGAATGGGGAGGAGAAAATGCTAAATGAGGTATACTACATTCCTACTTTATGTAACAATATCATATCTTTGGGTCAACTCTCAGAAGCGGGTAATAAAGTTATATTGGAAGGGGACTATCTGTGGGTGTATGAGGAGCAAGGTCGATTATTGATGAAGGTGAAAAGAACTGAGAACCGTCTTTATAAGATAAGTCTCGAGGAGAGCAGTCAAATGtgtttcttttcaaaaaatgaGGAAGATACGTGGATGTGGCACACAAGACTTGGACATGTAAATTTTCAAGCTCTGGAACTCATGTCAAGGGAAGGAATGGCACACGGAATTCCAAGAATGGTCCAACCGAAAGAAAAATGCGAAGGATGTTTGATGACAAAGCTGGCTAGGACCTCTTTCCCATCTCATACGAGTTTTGAGACAACGACCCCCCTTGAACTTGTGTATGCAGACATATGTGGCCCTATCATGCCTGAGACTCCCGGAGGTAAtcgttattttttattattcgtGGATGATTATAGCAGGAAAATGTGGGTATACTTGCTAAAAGAGAAAAGTGATGCATTTGGtatgttcaaaaaatataagGCAGTGGTCGAAAAAGGTACAGGGAAAAGCATAAAGATGTTGAGAACGGATCGGGGGGGTGAGTTTTGTTCAAAAGAATTCACATCCTATTGTGAAGAAATGGGTATCGAGAGACAATACACTGCTCCGTATACTCCGCAGCAAAACGGGGTGGTCGAGAGGAGGAATAGAACAGTAGCAGCGATGACCAGAAGTTTCTTGAGAGAATCAAAGTTGCCATCGTATATGTGGGGGGAGGCAGTAAGGCATTCCGTATACGTGCTAAACCGTTTGCCAACAAGAGCTTTGAATGGAACAACCCCATATGAAGCTTGGGGAGGCAGGAAACCAAACCTGAAACACATCAGGTTGTTTGGCTGTATAGCTATCATGAAGGTCCCATCTGTGCATGTAAGTAAGCTGGACGATAGAGGAAGAAGAGTTGTGTACCTTGGGCGAGAACCGGGAACGAAGGGCTGCAGACTATATGATCCGGTTAcaaagaaactacaagtgagTCGAGATGTGGTATTTCGAGAGAAAGAACATTGGTCGTGGGAGAAGAATGAACAAGACGTGAACATTCCTGGATTGATCACAATGATTGAAGATAATTCTGAGAAAGACAGTAGTACTGAGACTGGGGAAACTTGCTCAACCCCTGTGCGTATGATAGAAAACAGAGGCGCTGACATGTCTGTAGAGAGGTCTGCTGCAACACCTGCGAGTAAACCTCGGAAATACAGGGGATTAGACGAGTTGTATAGTGAGACTGAAGTCATAGAAATGTTGGATGAACTTATGTTGTTAAAGGTCGAGGAACCAATGAACTATCAAGAAGCTAGCATGAAGAAGGAATGGAAGGACGCCATGAACATGGAGATGGAAACTATCGAAAAGAATAACACCTGGGTGCTTATGGATCTTCCACCTGGGCACAAACCTATAGGACTAAAGTGGGTATTTAAATTGAAGAAGGATTCGGAAGGCAACGTGGTGAAGCACAAGGCTCGACTTGTCGCGAAGGGTTATGTGCAGCGAAAGGGAATTGACTACAACGAAGTGTTTGCACCTGTGGCTCGACTTGAAACAATACGTTTGTTGCTGGCATTATCTGCAAAAGAAGGTTGGGAGGTGCACCACTTGGACGTAAAATCAGCATTTCTAAATGGAGAACTACTTGAAGAAGTGTATGTTa of Daucus carota subsp. sativus chromosome 3, DH1 v3.0, whole genome shotgun sequence contains these proteins:
- the LOC108211717 gene encoding myb-related protein 330, producing MGRAPCCDKANVKRGPWSSEEDAKLKDYIEKHGTGGNWIALPQKAGLRRCGKSCRLRWLNYLRPNIRHGEFSDAEDKIICTLFANIGSRWSIIAAQLPGRTDNDIKNYWNTKLKKKVFMGSTSSFMLPPHKIKPSDHHQHFQYSYTSYAPSSVSFLQSPSSLPNPSSSSPPIKCRPTTTSKGYDSADTPAAAAGPFTGNYSYENISSISFPPNVHVQNTETLSTGPPDPAMQNLCHGGGVMYESPIIMFGANNQAAANGSSSDGGNSSNKDQVDHFGQLLMYPNRGGHSLIDGINVVAGGKQVLFSGDDETAPLDYNSLEEIKQLISATSNSNLNIFGNINESNKMMPYNQEEKVGSYY